A region of Elusimicrobiota bacterium DNA encodes the following proteins:
- a CDS encoding tetratricopeptide repeat protein: protein MKFEEILKNNTGDEEALRFRDLSRNLIAKDAYNLALRSARDGDTKTAVAYAQKALRNWPNFPEAAELLKTLLAKKGGEDMVKSKELYNQSLDSFLAGDPQKALELAQKALELWPDNTEARRMVERLSQGGAGTPKISSKNTRGGDHF from the coding sequence GTGAAGTTCGAAGAAATCCTGAAGAACAACACCGGCGACGAGGAAGCCCTCCGATTCCGGGACCTCAGTCGGAACCTGATCGCCAAAGACGCTTACAACCTGGCCCTGCGTTCCGCCCGGGACGGGGACACGAAAACGGCGGTGGCCTACGCTCAGAAAGCGCTCAGAAACTGGCCGAATTTCCCCGAGGCCGCGGAACTGCTCAAAACGCTTCTGGCGAAAAAAGGCGGGGAAGATATGGTGAAATCCAAAGAACTTTACAACCAATCCCTTGATTCCTTCCTGGCGGGGGACCCGCAGAAGGCCCTGGAGCTCGCCCAAAAGGCCCTGGAGCTTTGGCCTGACAACACGGAAGCCCGCCGCATGGTGGAACGCCTCTCCCAGGGCGGCGCCGGCACCCCGAAAATCAGTTCCAAAAACACTCGTGGGGGGGATCACTTCTGA
- a CDS encoding PorV/PorQ family protein, producing the protein MSSLGRRFWKGGTPDALVLTAALFGLVPTLLAKSSGNTTANFLQMGVGARGVAMGEAQTAAVNDATSLYWNPAGLGGLTQSEIMFMHNAAVQGTDQDVFYFARPTASGGVLGVGGSFLRVGDIEGFDSTNGITGNVAASDSLLTLGWAKPWEDLRWFSGIQTGVNLKVLKKTLDQESALGYMADVGLIYEAQSKWNQGLRTGFVLQNAGTGLTFDSEKASFPMAMKLGAAYPLFGDNMTLAGDLVLPGAGGPYLNLGADYRIWDILAFRLGYKGNNDLDTGLTYGFGIGNERLHLDYAFVPFGRFGDSHRISLGMRFGPAYRQVQVTTQVEMAYKRALSRYAQGYMVDAYMQATQILTVAPGTARPNCWRGGSSRNSSRWPMRPRAE; encoded by the coding sequence ATGAGTTCCCTCGGTCGGCGGTTTTGGAAAGGAGGGACGCCGGACGCCCTCGTGCTGACGGCCGCGCTGTTCGGGCTGGTTCCCACCCTTCTGGCAAAATCCTCCGGCAACACCACGGCGAACTTCCTCCAGATGGGGGTGGGCGCGCGGGGGGTGGCCATGGGGGAGGCGCAAACGGCGGCGGTGAACGACGCCACGAGCCTCTATTGGAACCCGGCGGGGTTGGGCGGGCTGACGCAGAGCGAAATCATGTTCATGCACAACGCCGCCGTGCAGGGGACGGACCAGGACGTGTTTTACTTTGCCCGGCCCACGGCCTCGGGCGGGGTTTTGGGCGTGGGCGGATCGTTCCTGCGGGTGGGCGACATCGAGGGGTTCGACAGCACCAACGGGATCACCGGAAACGTGGCGGCCTCCGACTCCCTGCTGACCCTGGGGTGGGCGAAGCCTTGGGAGGACCTGCGTTGGTTCTCCGGGATCCAGACGGGGGTGAACCTCAAGGTGTTGAAGAAAACCTTGGACCAAGAGTCGGCCCTGGGCTACATGGCGGACGTGGGGCTCATCTACGAAGCCCAGAGCAAATGGAACCAGGGTCTCCGTACCGGCTTTGTCCTCCAAAACGCGGGGACCGGCCTGACCTTCGATTCAGAGAAAGCCTCTTTCCCCATGGCCATGAAACTGGGCGCGGCGTATCCGCTTTTCGGCGACAACATGACGCTGGCCGGCGACCTGGTCCTGCCTGGGGCCGGGGGTCCCTACCTCAACCTGGGGGCCGACTACCGGATCTGGGACATTCTGGCCTTCCGCCTGGGCTATAAAGGCAACAACGATCTGGACACGGGCCTGACCTACGGGTTCGGGATCGGCAACGAACGGCTCCACCTGGACTACGCGTTCGTGCCGTTCGGGCGGTTCGGTGACAGCCATCGGATCAGCTTGGGCATGCGGTTCGGGCCCGCCTACCGGCAAGTGCAGGTCACGACCCAGGTGGAGATGGCCTATAAGCGCGCGCTCTCCCGCTACGCCCAGGGGTACATGGTGGACGCCTACATGCAGGCGACCCAAATTCTGACCGTGGCCCCTGGCACCGCCCGGCCAAACTGTTGGCGCGGCGGATCGAGTCGGAATTCAAGCAGATGGCCGATGAGGCCCCGGGCGGAATAA